CGCGATCCAGTCCGCCGCCTCGATGACCTCGGGCACCGCGTCCCCGACCGCCGCCGCCAGGCCGGCCAGCCGCATCGCCGGCAGGTCGACGAGGTCGTCGCCAAGGTAGGCCACCGCGCCGCCGTCCACGCCCTCCTCCCGCAGGAAGGCCGCCAGCGCCTCGCCCTTGTCGCGCACCCCCTGGAACACCCGCTGCACCCCCAGCTCCGCGGCGCGCCGCTCCACGACGCGCGAGGTGCGGCCCGTGAGGAAGGCCGTGCGGATACCCTCGGCGGCCGCCATCACGATGCGGTGGCCGTCGCGCACGTCAAACGCCTTCCACTCCCCGCCGTCGCCGTCGAGGAGGATACGCCCGTCGGTGAGCACGCCGTCGACATCGAGGACCAGCCAGCGCACGGCGCGGGCCTTCTCCCGGGCGAGCTGCTCCCTCACCGCCGCCCCCTCACGCGATCCCGGCCCGCAGCAG
The genomic region above belongs to bacterium and contains:
- a CDS encoding HAD hydrolase family protein, which codes for MREQLAREKARAVRWLVLDVDGVLTDGRILLDGDGGEWKAFDVRDGHRIVMAAAEGIRTAFLTGRTSRVVERRAAELGVQRVFQGVRDKGEALAAFLREEGVDGGAVAYLGDDLVDLPAMRLAGLAAAVGDAVPEVIEAADWIASAPGGRGAVRELVEFVLAAQGRWEPALARYRG